In the Thermodesulfobacteriota bacterium genome, one interval contains:
- a CDS encoding adenylate/guanylate cyclase domain-containing response regulator gives MSFGILVIDDEDGIRRILKRLLEEDGHRVYTAKTGEEGIAVVRENLESIDVVICDLIMPGLDGLRTIEEINKLNHGIAKIVLTGYGTVEMSIRAIELGVDGFITKPFENRFLKLKVKECYIKRRIKQFIQPDILEKLIKQPDHLSPRLSHVTILFSDVRGFSQLALSIHPLELAQLMNRYYFEPISEIITKYGGLLDKYIGDSVMAIFGAPIELDRHEESAVLCAIDIVRKMRENGGILKVGIGISTGYAITGIFGSAKKREYTAFGTPVNIAARLQKMARAWEILITEETKAKLRSNFPFEKAGTISVKEGSAPTVFYRFLDNGQV, from the coding sequence ATGAGCTTCGGTATCCTTGTAATAGACGACGAAGATGGAATAAGAAGGATTCTAAAAAGGTTACTCGAGGAAGACGGGCACCGGGTTTACACTGCCAAGACAGGTGAAGAGGGTATAGCCGTAGTAAGAGAGAATCTGGAAAGTATAGACGTTGTCATATGTGATCTCATAATGCCCGGACTCGATGGACTAAGGACAATAGAGGAAATTAACAAACTGAACCATGGAATTGCCAAGATAGTACTTACCGGATACGGAACAGTGGAGATGAGTATAAGAGCAATAGAACTGGGGGTTGACGGGTTTATTACAAAACCTTTCGAGAATAGGTTTCTTAAGCTCAAGGTGAAGGAATGTTACATAAAAAGGAGGATAAAACAGTTCATACAGCCAGATATTCTAGAAAAGCTTATAAAACAGCCTGATCATCTATCTCCCAGACTCTCGCACGTAACGATTCTTTTTTCTGATGTTAGAGGTTTTAGTCAGTTGGCCCTTTCTATCCACCCTCTTGAACTGGCCCAGCTTATGAACAGGTACTACTTCGAGCCAATAAGCGAAATCATCACAAAATACGGCGGGCTTTTAGACAAATACATCGGAGATAGCGTAATGGCTATCTTTGGCGCACCGATTGAATTGGACAGACACGAGGAAAGTGCCGTATTATGCGCAATAGATATAGTTCGGAAGATGAGAGAAAATGGGGGTATCCTAAAAGTCGGCATTGGTATAAGCACTGGTTATGCCATAACAGGCATATTTGGTTCGGCGAAAAAAAGAGAATACACCGCCTTCGGAACACCCGTTAACATTGCTGCCAGATTACAAAAAATGGCAAGAGCATGGGAAATTCTCATAACCGAAGAAACTAAAGCAAAATTACGGTCTAATTTTCCTTTTGAAAAGGCTGGTACTATTTCCGTAAAGGAAGGTTCTGCCCCGACTGTTTTTTATAGATTCTTAGATAATGGTCAGGTTTAA